One segment of Phaeacidiphilus oryzae TH49 DNA contains the following:
- the bcp gene encoding thioredoxin-dependent thiol peroxidase, with product MSDRLSPGDTAPAFSLPDADGEQVSLADHLGKGRRTIVYFYPAALTPGCTKQACDFTDNLDVLAAAGYDVIGVSPDKPEKLARFREKENLRVTLVGDPEKKVLEAYGAFGEKTMYGKKVTGVIRSTVVVGEDGRVEHAWYNVRATGHVAKLLKDLAIPAS from the coding sequence GTGAGCGACCGCCTCTCCCCCGGGGACACCGCGCCCGCCTTCTCCCTCCCCGACGCCGACGGCGAGCAGGTGTCCCTCGCCGACCACCTGGGCAAGGGCCGGCGCACCATCGTCTACTTCTACCCCGCGGCACTGACACCCGGCTGCACCAAGCAGGCCTGCGACTTCACCGACAACCTGGACGTGCTGGCCGCCGCCGGCTACGACGTCATCGGCGTCTCCCCGGACAAGCCGGAGAAGCTGGCCAGGTTCCGCGAGAAGGAGAACCTGCGGGTCACCCTGGTCGGCGACCCGGAGAAGAAGGTCCTGGAGGCCTACGGCGCGTTCGGCGAGAAGACCATGTACGGCAAGAAGGTCACCGGCGTGATCCGCTCCACGGTCGTGGTCGGCGAGGACGGCAGGGTCGAGCACGCCTGGTACAACGTCCGCGCCACCGGCCACGTCGCCAAGCTCCTCAAGGACCTGGCCATCCCCGCCTCCTGA
- a CDS encoding MBL fold metallo-hydrolase produces MKLTVVGSAGSFPAVDSPCSSYLVEADGYRLLMDLGNGALGALQKHAGLYDIDAVLLSHLHADHCVDMCAYYVARNYRVEGCPDPVPVYGPHGTPERLARAYDMDEHPGMKEVFDFRTLEDGVFDLGPLRVTAARVAHPVEAFGFRVEHAGRVLTYSGDTGPCPALAELARDADLFLCEASFTDGKEDIPDLHLNGREAGEIAARAGARRLVLTHIPPWTDPERNRADAERAYAAPVGLARPDTVYEI; encoded by the coding sequence ATGAAACTGACCGTGGTGGGGAGCGCCGGAAGCTTCCCCGCTGTCGACTCGCCCTGCTCCAGTTACCTGGTCGAGGCCGACGGCTACCGGCTCCTCATGGACCTCGGCAACGGCGCCCTCGGCGCCCTCCAGAAGCACGCCGGCCTCTACGACATCGACGCCGTCCTCCTCAGCCACCTCCACGCCGACCACTGCGTGGACATGTGCGCCTACTACGTCGCCCGCAACTACCGGGTCGAGGGCTGCCCGGACCCGGTCCCGGTCTACGGCCCGCACGGCACTCCCGAGCGGCTGGCCCGCGCCTACGACATGGACGAGCACCCGGGGATGAAGGAGGTCTTCGACTTCCGCACCCTGGAGGACGGCGTCTTCGACCTGGGCCCGCTGCGGGTGACCGCCGCCCGGGTGGCCCACCCGGTGGAGGCGTTCGGCTTCCGCGTCGAGCACGCCGGCCGGGTGCTGACCTACTCCGGCGACACCGGACCCTGCCCGGCCCTGGCCGAACTCGCCCGGGACGCCGACCTGTTCCTCTGCGAGGCCTCCTTCACCGACGGCAAGGAGGACATCCCCGACCTCCACCTCAACGGCCGGGAGGCCGGCGAGATCGCCGCCCGGGCCGGCGCCCGCCGCCTGGTGCTGACCCACATCCCGCCGTGGACCGACCCCGAGCGGAACCGCGCCGACGCGGAACGCGCGTACGCCGCACCGGTCGGGCTGGCCCGGCCGGATACGGTGTACGAGATCTGA
- a CDS encoding DUF3618 domain-containing protein, which translates to MSEVSTRGGGPDGRSTAEIEADIVRTRRQLAATLDELAVRVHPSTIAADAKAQARAAVDRTVGRAYAAANGAVERVSSQFKDEKGEPRKDRIALAAGAAAAVVVGIAVLSARGGDAGSGRSKKSRKRR; encoded by the coding sequence TTGAGCGAGGTCAGTACTCGGGGTGGTGGCCCCGACGGGCGTTCCACCGCCGAGATCGAGGCGGACATCGTCCGTACCCGCCGGCAGCTGGCAGCGACGCTGGACGAGCTCGCGGTGCGCGTCCATCCCTCCACCATCGCCGCGGACGCGAAGGCGCAGGCGCGGGCGGCCGTGGACCGTACCGTCGGACGGGCGTACGCGGCCGCGAACGGTGCTGTGGAGCGGGTGTCGTCGCAGTTCAAGGACGAGAAGGGGGAGCCGCGCAAGGACCGGATCGCGCTGGCGGCGGGCGCCGCGGCGGCGGTCGTGGTCGGGATCGCGGTGCTGTCCGCGCGGGGCGGCGACGCGGGTTCGGGCCGCTCGAAGAAGTCGAGGAAGCGCCGCTGA
- a CDS encoding HNH endonuclease signature motif containing protein gives MRTATCTREELAAAAAASANWSDLIRRLGRRESGGLRTQLQRLAAEFAIDTSHFKQRSPWTRYTDAAITAAVAESGTLRELALALGAVPASGTLSHLSRRVKRLGLEGRFPAMRPGRPTLDLPPEALRTAVAAESSYRGVARRLGLGDDQASRGVLKRTIAELRIDTSHFTYGGGARHRVPPELLAELVARSTSYAEVLRALDLPTTPHEHRRLRTAIQRTGLATGHFTGRSGDIDRGAHRRKPPAEVLCVRPAGSARPSRRPLLAALLKTGVPYLCVDCGQGPEWRGRPLALEIDHVNGDWLDNRRENLRLLCPNCHATTDTYCRRKPSV, from the coding sequence ATGCGCACCGCCACCTGCACTCGCGAGGAGCTCGCCGCGGCCGCCGCCGCTTCCGCCAACTGGTCCGACCTGATCCGCCGACTCGGCCGCCGGGAGAGCGGCGGCCTGCGCACGCAGCTCCAGAGACTGGCGGCCGAGTTCGCCATCGACACCAGCCACTTCAAGCAGCGCAGCCCCTGGACGCGCTACACCGACGCCGCCATCACCGCCGCCGTCGCCGAGTCCGGCACCCTGCGGGAGCTCGCTCTCGCCCTCGGCGCCGTCCCGGCCAGCGGCACCCTCAGCCATCTGAGCCGACGCGTCAAGCGGCTCGGCCTGGAGGGCCGCTTCCCCGCCATGCGCCCCGGGCGCCCCACCCTGGACCTGCCGCCCGAGGCCCTGCGTACGGCGGTCGCCGCGGAATCCAGCTACCGCGGTGTCGCCCGCCGGCTCGGCCTCGGCGACGATCAGGCCAGCCGCGGGGTCCTCAAGCGCACCATCGCCGAACTCCGGATCGACACCTCGCACTTCACCTACGGCGGCGGTGCCCGCCACCGGGTCCCGCCGGAGCTCCTGGCGGAACTGGTGGCCAGGTCCACCAGCTACGCCGAGGTACTCCGCGCGCTGGACCTGCCGACCACGCCCCACGAGCATCGCCGGCTGCGTACCGCGATCCAGCGCACGGGATTGGCCACCGGCCACTTCACCGGCCGTTCCGGCGACATCGACCGGGGCGCCCACCGGCGGAAGCCGCCGGCCGAGGTCCTCTGCGTCCGGCCCGCCGGTTCGGCCCGACCGTCCCGGAGGCCGCTGCTCGCCGCGCTCCTCAAGACCGGCGTGCCGTACCTCTGCGTCGACTGCGGCCAGGGCCCGGAGTGGCGAGGCAGGCCGCTGGCCCTCGAGATCGACCACGTCAACGGGGACTGGCTGGACAACCGGCGGGAGAACCTGCGGCTGCTCTGCCCGAACTGCCATGCCACCACCGACACCTACTGCCGCCGGAAGCCCTCCGTCTGA
- a CDS encoding glucose PTS transporter subunit EIIB codes for MASKAEKIVAGLGGIDNIDEIEGCITRLRTEVHDASKVDEAALKAAGAHGVVKMGTAIQVVIGTDADPIAADIEDMME; via the coding sequence ATGGCCAGCAAGGCTGAGAAGATCGTCGCCGGGCTCGGCGGCATCGACAACATCGACGAGATCGAGGGCTGCATCACCCGGCTGCGCACCGAGGTCCACGACGCGTCCAAGGTCGACGAGGCCGCGCTGAAGGCCGCCGGGGCGCACGGCGTCGTCAAGATGGGCACCGCGATCCAGGTCGTCATCGGCACCGACGCCGACCCGATCGCCGCCGACATCGAGGACATGATGGAGTGA
- a CDS encoding XTP/dITP diphosphatase: MTDRQKLVLATRNHGKIRELRVILGESGLDVDLVGADDYPEVPDVKETGVTFAENALLKAHALAKATGLPAVADDSGLCVDVLGGAPGIFSARWAGRHGDDIANLELLLGQLSDIAQEHRAAHFACAAALALPDGTERVVEGRMPGSLAFAPRGANGFGYDPILIVEDDTRTAAELTPEEKNAISHRGKAFRGLAVVVGELLGG, translated from the coding sequence GTGACCGATCGTCAGAAACTGGTGCTGGCCACCCGCAACCACGGCAAGATCCGCGAGCTGAGGGTGATCCTCGGGGAGTCGGGCCTGGACGTCGACCTGGTCGGCGCGGACGACTACCCGGAGGTCCCCGACGTCAAGGAGACCGGGGTGACCTTCGCCGAGAACGCGCTGCTGAAGGCGCACGCGCTGGCGAAGGCCACCGGGCTGCCGGCGGTCGCCGACGACTCCGGGCTGTGCGTGGACGTGCTGGGCGGGGCGCCGGGGATCTTCTCCGCGCGGTGGGCCGGGCGGCACGGCGACGACATCGCCAACCTGGAGCTGCTGCTCGGGCAGCTCTCCGACATCGCGCAGGAGCACCGGGCCGCGCACTTCGCCTGCGCGGCGGCGCTGGCGCTGCCGGACGGGACGGAACGCGTCGTCGAGGGCCGGATGCCGGGCAGCCTCGCCTTCGCCCCGCGGGGCGCGAACGGCTTCGGCTACGACCCGATCCTGATCGTCGAGGACGACACCCGCACGGCGGCCGAACTGACCCCCGAGGAGAAGAACGCGATCTCCCACCGGGGGAAGGCGTTCCGGGGGCTGGCGGTGGTGGTGGGGGAGTTGCTGGGGGGCTGA
- a CDS encoding carbohydrate binding domain-containing protein, with translation MGRTRGWGATGLALALVAGGGVGLLAFSGGAARADSVQLLANGGFESGTLSPWNCSAADAVVGSPVEDGSGALAGSASASDDAQCAQTVAVAPNSTYTLSGEVEGNYVYLGDSGTGTSDTSAWTPGSGGGWQRLSTTFTTGADTTSVTVYVHGWYGEGTFGADDLSLVGPSGGTSPTPTPTSTSGSTTPPPADPGFAHPVYFMPLDNSPQAVGDIVSGSGENEFLLAFVLDSGGCTPAWDGDAAHTVASDTAVAADVQAIRAAGGDVGVSFGGYNGTELGSSCGSASALAAAYQQVIDKYQLTRIDLDWENTALDSGMEVRWGAIKQLEAANPSLKVSLTIPMTSVGLPDTGKDEIRQGIADGARIDRVNIMDFDFGLTSGTETQAAETVADDVNGQLTALFGWDSATAWAHTGIQLMNGHTDQPSELFTQSTFTDLLAFAQSKHVAQFSYWDVNRDRVCDPSVPHNWADGACSSVDQSPYDFTRTITRYTG, from the coding sequence ATGGGACGCACGAGAGGGTGGGGCGCCACCGGCCTCGCGCTCGCGCTGGTCGCGGGCGGCGGAGTGGGGCTGCTGGCGTTCAGTGGCGGCGCCGCCCGCGCCGACAGCGTGCAGCTGCTGGCCAACGGCGGGTTCGAAAGTGGGACGTTGAGCCCCTGGAACTGCTCGGCGGCGGACGCGGTCGTCGGTTCGCCGGTCGAGGACGGGAGTGGGGCGCTCGCGGGCAGCGCCTCGGCGAGCGATGACGCGCAGTGCGCGCAGACCGTCGCGGTCGCGCCGAACTCGACGTACACCCTCAGCGGCGAGGTGGAGGGGAACTACGTCTACCTCGGCGACAGCGGTACGGGGACGAGCGACACCAGTGCCTGGACGCCCGGCAGCGGCGGCGGCTGGCAGCGGCTGTCGACCACCTTCACGACCGGGGCGGACACCACCTCGGTGACGGTCTACGTCCACGGGTGGTACGGGGAGGGCACGTTCGGGGCGGACGACCTGTCGTTGGTCGGACCCAGTGGGGGGACTTCGCCGACGCCCACCCCCACCTCGACCTCCGGCTCGACGACGCCGCCCCCCGCCGATCCCGGCTTCGCGCATCCGGTCTACTTCATGCCGCTGGACAACAGCCCCCAGGCGGTCGGCGACATCGTCTCCGGCAGCGGGGAGAACGAGTTCCTCCTCGCCTTCGTGCTGGACTCGGGCGGATGCACGCCCGCCTGGGACGGGGACGCCGCGCACACGGTGGCCTCGGACACCGCCGTCGCGGCCGACGTCCAGGCGATCCGCGCGGCCGGCGGGGACGTCGGCGTCTCCTTCGGCGGCTACAACGGCACCGAGCTGGGCTCCTCCTGCGGATCGGCCTCGGCCCTCGCCGCCGCCTACCAGCAGGTGATCGACAAGTACCAGCTCACCCGGATCGACCTGGACTGGGAGAACACCGCGCTGGACAGCGGCATGGAGGTGCGGTGGGGCGCGATCAAGCAGCTGGAGGCGGCGAACCCGAGCCTGAAGGTCTCCCTGACCATTCCGATGACCAGCGTCGGGCTGCCGGACACCGGCAAGGACGAGATCCGGCAGGGGATCGCGGACGGTGCCCGGATCGACCGGGTGAACATCATGGACTTCGACTTCGGGCTGACCTCCGGGACGGAGACGCAGGCGGCCGAGACCGTCGCCGACGACGTCAACGGTCAGCTGACGGCGCTCTTCGGCTGGGACTCGGCGACGGCCTGGGCGCACACCGGGATCCAGCTGATGAACGGCCACACCGACCAGCCGAGCGAGCTGTTCACCCAGAGCACCTTCACCGACCTGCTGGCCTTCGCCCAGTCCAAGCACGTCGCCCAGTTCTCCTACTGGGACGTGAACCGGGACCGGGTCTGCGATCCGAGCGTGCCGCACAACTGGGCGGACGGGGCCTGCAGTTCGGTCGACCAGAGCCCGTACGACTTCACCAGGACCATCACCCGGTACACCGGTTGA
- the rph gene encoding ribonuclease PH: MSRIDGRTPDQLRPISIERGWSKHAEGSVLVSFGDTRVLCTASFTEGVPRWRKGSGEGWVTAEYSMLPRSTNTRGDRESVRGRIGGRTHEISRLIGRSLRAVIDYKALGENTVVLDCDVLQADGGTRTAAITGAYVALADAVGWAKTKKLVKPKAEPLTGAVSAVSVGIIDGVPMLDLCYEEDVRAETDMNIVCTGDGRFVEVQGTAEGAPFDRSLLDRLLDLGVLGCGELDAVQRKALEG; encoded by the coding sequence ATGTCACGCATCGATGGCCGCACCCCCGACCAACTCCGCCCGATCAGCATCGAACGGGGCTGGAGCAAGCACGCCGAGGGCTCCGTGCTCGTCTCCTTCGGAGACACCCGGGTGCTCTGCACCGCCAGCTTCACCGAGGGCGTCCCGCGCTGGCGCAAGGGCAGCGGGGAGGGCTGGGTCACCGCCGAGTACTCCATGCTGCCCCGCTCCACCAACACCCGCGGCGACCGCGAGTCCGTGCGCGGCCGGATCGGTGGGCGTACCCACGAGATCTCCCGCCTGATCGGGCGCTCGCTGCGCGCCGTCATCGACTACAAGGCGCTCGGCGAGAACACCGTGGTACTGGACTGCGACGTCCTCCAGGCGGACGGCGGGACCCGGACCGCGGCCATCACCGGAGCGTATGTGGCGCTGGCCGACGCGGTCGGCTGGGCGAAGACGAAGAAGCTGGTCAAGCCCAAGGCCGAGCCGCTAACCGGTGCGGTGAGCGCGGTCAGCGTCGGCATCATCGACGGGGTGCCGATGCTCGACCTCTGCTACGAGGAGGACGTCCGGGCCGAGACCGACATGAACATCGTCTGCACCGGGGACGGCCGGTTCGTCGAGGTGCAGGGCACCGCGGAAGGCGCGCCGTTCGACCGTTCGCTACTGGACCGGCTGCTCGACCTGGGCGTGCTGGGCTGCGGCGAGCTGGACGCGGTGCAGCGCAAGGCGCTGGAGGGCTGA
- a CDS encoding PTS transporter subunit EIIC, whose product MSSTTAPAATAPAAPAKKRGSGLFQGLQKVGRSLQLPIAVLPAAGLLVSVGNLIGGYLHDDFWTRVSKIFLAAGSGILDGGLGLPLLFCIGVAIGFAKKADGSTALAAVAGFLVYHNVLTAFPPIPGTVTAEAPSGSPINPGVLGGIIIGLITAVVWQRYHRTRLVDWLGFFNGRRLVPILMAFIGTALGILFGVVWGPVGDALNHVSDWLIGLGAAGSGIFGLINRLLIPIGMHQFVNTFMWFQAGTFHAGGHVFQGDLTRWMNGDHSAGQFMTGFYPIMMFGLPAAALAIAHAAKPHRRKEVLGMMLSMAATSFVTGVTEPIEFTFMFIAPVLYAIHAVLTAVSMAVTWALGIHAGFSFSAGLIDYVVNWHLDTKPWLLIPVGLVFGVVYYAVFRFAIAKFDLKTPGREDEDPAAESVS is encoded by the coding sequence ATGAGTTCGACGACCGCCCCGGCGGCCACCGCCCCCGCAGCTCCCGCGAAGAAGCGCGGCTCCGGCCTGTTCCAGGGACTGCAGAAGGTCGGCCGCAGCCTGCAGCTCCCCATCGCCGTCCTGCCCGCGGCCGGCCTCCTGGTGAGTGTCGGCAACCTCATCGGCGGCTACCTCCACGACGACTTCTGGACCCGGGTCTCGAAGATCTTCCTCGCCGCCGGCAGCGGCATCCTGGACGGCGGCCTCGGCCTGCCGCTCCTCTTCTGCATAGGCGTGGCCATCGGCTTCGCCAAGAAGGCCGACGGCTCCACCGCCCTCGCCGCGGTGGCCGGCTTCCTCGTCTACCACAACGTCCTGACGGCCTTTCCGCCGATCCCCGGCACCGTCACCGCCGAGGCCCCGTCAGGCAGCCCGATCAACCCCGGCGTCCTCGGCGGCATCATCATCGGCCTGATCACCGCGGTGGTCTGGCAGCGGTACCACCGCACCCGGCTGGTGGACTGGCTGGGCTTCTTCAACGGCCGCCGCCTGGTGCCGATCCTGATGGCCTTCATCGGCACCGCGCTCGGCATCCTCTTCGGTGTCGTCTGGGGCCCGGTAGGCGACGCCCTCAACCACGTCTCCGACTGGCTGATCGGCCTCGGCGCGGCCGGCTCCGGCATCTTCGGCCTGATCAACCGGCTGCTGATCCCGATCGGGATGCACCAGTTCGTGAACACCTTCATGTGGTTCCAGGCCGGCACCTTCCACGCCGGCGGCCATGTGTTCCAGGGCGACCTGACCCGCTGGATGAACGGCGACCACTCCGCCGGCCAGTTCATGACCGGCTTCTACCCGATCATGATGTTCGGCCTGCCGGCCGCCGCGCTGGCGATCGCCCACGCCGCCAAGCCGCACCGCCGCAAGGAGGTGCTCGGCATGATGCTCTCGATGGCCGCGACCTCGTTCGTCACCGGTGTCACCGAGCCGATCGAGTTCACCTTCATGTTCATCGCACCGGTGCTGTACGCGATCCACGCCGTGCTCACCGCGGTGTCGATGGCGGTCACCTGGGCGCTGGGCATCCACGCGGGGTTCAGCTTCTCGGCCGGCCTGATCGACTACGTGGTCAACTGGCATCTGGACACCAAGCCGTGGCTGCTGATCCCGGTGGGACTGGTCTTCGGCGTGGTGTACTACGCGGTCTTCCGCTTCGCCATCGCGAAGTTCGACCTCAAGACCCCCGGCCGGGAGGACGAGGACCCCGCCGCCGAGAGCGTCTCCTGA
- a CDS encoding GroES family chaperonin — MLHDRVLVRVDSVEGERKSSGGILIPATAALSKRCAWAEAVAVGQNVRSIEPGDRVLFDPEDRSEVEVRGVMYVLLRERDIHAVASERVGDTGDSTGLYL; from the coding sequence ATGCTGCACGACAGGGTGCTGGTGCGGGTGGACTCCGTGGAGGGGGAGCGGAAGTCCAGCGGCGGCATCCTGATCCCCGCGACCGCGGCCCTTTCCAAGAGGTGCGCCTGGGCGGAGGCGGTGGCCGTCGGCCAGAACGTCCGGTCCATCGAGCCGGGCGACCGGGTGCTCTTCGACCCGGAGGACCGCTCGGAGGTCGAGGTCCGGGGGGTGATGTACGTGCTGCTGCGGGAGCGCGACATCCACGCCGTGGCCTCGGAGCGGGTGGGGGACACCGGGGACTCCACCGGGCTCTACCTGTGA
- a CDS encoding RDD family protein — MTISSAPIASIQEGDVDVVWRRVVQYVVDGFLSAMIAVPFAAVFYALPTGPDGAVRWPVVAVVLAVLWGVLAVAAYLWYWVLRPAATGKTWGMELIGVRIVRADGALLSRTDTLVRGLLLLVDGLFLGLVGLISMLATRDHQRIGDLVAKTLVVRDF, encoded by the coding sequence ATGACCATCAGCAGCGCCCCCATCGCCTCGATCCAGGAGGGCGACGTCGACGTCGTCTGGCGCCGGGTCGTGCAGTACGTCGTCGACGGATTCCTCAGCGCGATGATCGCCGTGCCCTTCGCCGCGGTCTTCTACGCGCTGCCCACCGGCCCCGACGGCGCCGTGCGCTGGCCGGTGGTCGCGGTCGTCCTCGCCGTGCTGTGGGGCGTCCTCGCGGTCGCCGCATACCTCTGGTACTGGGTGCTCCGGCCGGCCGCCACCGGGAAGACCTGGGGGATGGAACTGATCGGCGTCCGCATCGTCCGCGCCGACGGGGCCCTCCTCAGCCGCACCGACACCCTGGTCCGCGGACTGCTGTTGCTCGTCGACGGGCTGTTCCTCGGACTGGTCGGACTGATCAGCATGCTGGCCACCCGGGACCACCAGCGGATCGGCGACCTGGTCGCCAAGACGCTGGTGGTCCGGGACTTCTGA
- a CDS encoding PTS transporter subunit EIIC → MSASSATAPSGGRHFWQSFYNGLQKMGRSLQVPIAVLPAAGILNRLGQPDIFGTDGLGWDNVAKVLAGAGSALLDSSLGLPLLFCVGVAIGMAKKSDGSTGLAAVAAFLVYYTVLHQFPQDCPAGQTFASAGLGGVCVDPHGTAAPATYQNPSVFGGIILGLLTSWFWVRYHRTKLVDWLGFFNGRRLVPIIMSAVAICFAVLCLLIWGPIGDGLQSFAQWMSDRGSIGSGIYGVANRALLTIGMHQFLNTFLWFQFGSFTKGGVTYNGDITRFLHGDPTAGQFQSGFFPIMMFALPAAAMAIARCAKPHRRKEVTGMMISMALTSLVTGVTEPIEYSFLYVAPALYGIHALLTGVSMGVTWALGVHAGFSFSAGLIDYVINWSLATKPWLILPIGACFAAVYYFLFLFVIKRFDLKTPGREDEDESREASITKD, encoded by the coding sequence ATGAGTGCCTCCAGCGCGACAGCCCCGTCAGGCGGACGCCACTTCTGGCAGAGCTTCTACAACGGTCTGCAGAAGATGGGCCGCAGCCTCCAGGTGCCGATCGCGGTGCTGCCCGCGGCCGGCATCCTGAACCGCCTCGGCCAGCCGGACATCTTCGGCACGGACGGGCTCGGCTGGGACAACGTGGCCAAGGTGCTGGCCGGCGCGGGCTCCGCGCTGCTGGACTCCTCGCTGGGCCTGCCCCTCCTCTTCTGTGTCGGCGTCGCGATCGGCATGGCGAAGAAGTCGGACGGCTCGACCGGCCTGGCGGCGGTGGCGGCGTTCCTCGTCTACTACACCGTCCTCCACCAGTTCCCGCAGGACTGCCCCGCTGGCCAGACCTTCGCCTCGGCCGGCCTCGGCGGCGTCTGCGTCGATCCCCACGGCACCGCCGCCCCGGCCACGTACCAGAACCCGAGCGTCTTCGGCGGGATCATCCTGGGGCTGCTGACCTCGTGGTTCTGGGTGCGGTACCACCGCACCAAGCTGGTGGACTGGCTGGGCTTCTTCAACGGCCGCCGGCTGGTGCCGATCATCATGTCGGCTGTGGCCATCTGCTTCGCCGTCCTCTGCCTGCTGATCTGGGGGCCGATCGGGGACGGTCTGCAGTCCTTCGCGCAGTGGATGAGCGACCGGGGCTCGATCGGCTCCGGGATCTACGGGGTGGCGAACCGGGCGCTGCTGACCATCGGCATGCACCAGTTCCTCAACACCTTCCTCTGGTTCCAGTTCGGCTCGTTCACCAAGGGCGGGGTGACCTACAACGGCGACATCACCCGCTTCCTCCACGGCGACCCGACGGCCGGCCAGTTCCAGTCCGGCTTCTTCCCGATCATGATGTTCGCGCTGCCGGCCGCGGCGATGGCGATCGCCCGCTGCGCCAAGCCGCATCGCCGCAAGGAGGTGACCGGCATGATGATCTCGATGGCACTGACCTCCCTGGTCACCGGCGTCACCGAGCCGATCGAGTACTCCTTCCTCTATGTGGCCCCGGCGCTGTACGGCATCCACGCCCTGCTGACCGGCGTGTCGATGGGGGTGACCTGGGCCCTCGGGGTGCACGCCGGATTCAGCTTCTCGGCCGGTCTGATCGACTACGTGATCAACTGGAGCCTGGCGACCAAACCGTGGCTGATCCTGCCGATCGGCGCCTGCTTCGCGGCGGTCTACTACTTCCTCTTCCTCTTCGTGATCAAGCGGTTCGACCTGAAGACCCCCGGCCGCGAGGACGAGGACGAGTCCCGGGAGGCCTCCATCACGAAGGACTAA